A genomic segment from Necator americanus strain Aroian chromosome III, whole genome shotgun sequence encodes:
- a CDS encoding hypothetical protein (NECATOR_CHRIII.G9851.T1) yields the protein MSDVSNSFSAWETLPEDEPPLCIAVRRPVSPPRHYEARERNPRTITNWDLFATLAGFWEDSAIYSIDDENKRFVENLPDCAKKAESFKTTKRRLSLETFELIRQRGAARTAGNQELTSKLAKLCREEIKEDLKGRRAEVLAEAAEAGKIYRPIYPSRLR from the exons atgtcggatgtgtcgaactccttctcagcttgggagaccctgccggaggacgaacctccgctgtgcatcgcagttcgacgcccagtgtcacctccacgccactatgaggcg agagagagaaatcctaGAACTATCactaactgggatctcttcgctaccttagccggcttttgggaagattccgcaatttACAGCATCGACGATGAAAATAAGCGGTTCGTTGAAAACCTTcccgactgcgcgaagaaggctgagagttttaaaactacCAAGAGAcgtctgtctcttgaaacttttgagctgatacgccagcgtggagcagcacgaaccgcagggaaccaagaactcacgtccaagctcgcaaagctttgcagagaggagataaaggaagaccttaaagggagaagagcagaagtactggcagaagctgcagaggcggggaaaataTATCGTCCGATAtacccgtcgagacttcgttAA
- a CDS encoding hypothetical protein (NECATOR_CHRIII.G9852.T3) produces the protein MWMSTIEVTTESKVWDWPLQSNEGVVKVINTNDKFEVGLDAQFFSPKEIEVKVCGQDLLIHCRHESRADELGTIAREVHRAYKLPLDVDVTSVKSHLTNRGVLNITASKKK, from the exons ATGTG GATGTCTACGATCGAAGTTACAACTGAATCAAAGGTTTGGGATTGGCCACTCCAGAGTAATGAAGGTGTTGTGAAG GTGATCAACACTAATGATAAATTTGAAGTAGGACTTGATGCTCAATTCTTCTCTCCGAAGGAAATCGAAGTGAAAGTCTGTGGACAGGATTTGCTGATCCATTGCAGACATGAG TCTCGTGCTGATGAGTTGGGAACGATTGCTCGTGAAGTTCATCGTGCTTACAAACTTCCACTGGACGTTGATGTGACCAGTGTGAAAAGTCATTTGACCAACAGAGGAGTACTGAACATCACGGCCAgcaagaaaaagtaa
- a CDS encoding hypothetical protein (NECATOR_CHRIII.G9852.T1), with product MQAVSCSKESKFFAILVLTRTPTPPTPLLSHVPKNRSPVSHTALRGWRRLVSVGRRPVVKAKLAVAWLLSLGKSLFATPAYSLPQYPAHWALPSQTSDGMATGERRSNLRLLRTSLILDQGDSRTTRHGDCLRLCTYNARTVSTDADLHALLGAAERIKFHVIALQETKCRRSDVRQMNDGTLVIRGEKVPSRNVGGVGFVVHPSVVHLVDSHEILSPRLAILRLRPLRQKSISIINCYSPTSAADDSELDAFYEEMEEVVHNEKSFYKFVVGDFNAKLGKATEEEYRIGRFGLGDRNENGNRLAGLLSAARLFHGNSLFMKKDHRRWTWESPNGATRAEIDHILTNRRWCLLDVSVVPSFCSGSDHRLLRAKIRLSHTMEKNICYRQLRRKEVVYDDCVLEDSLSQRDWHIEEDPNVDYEMLLRGLRACAERASKSRTTNLDRISKTTKELLGRRRALRLDPNASHIERLVANTSCRKALQEDLLKYRQKKILEAAQRRTSLKKCRRDLREYNIPLATLLSEDGTRTSSRREMEIITERFYSNLFRSSTPVSSPIIPTGEAPPRILPSEVRVAIKSMKPGTAPGPDCISADFLRAGGHPLHVILAAHMTSYLQKERIPDQWKTSRTVLIHKKGDREDLRNYRPICLLSVLYKVFTKIILTRISRTLDEAQPQEQAGFRQGFSCLDHIQTVSRVIEVCREYRLPLVLTFVDYEKAFDSVETNAILSALVDQAFPPPSHHTHWKGVRQGDTISPKLFTAALQWIMKSLSWEERGIRVDGRFLSNLRFADDIVLFSSSTNEAETMLNELNEAGKRIGLRINRKKTQFMKNAHCEDGGVQLEGSQIVETPSYVYLGRSMNMENDLKEELNRRMRAAWAAFAAVREATDQLTDHDLRAHLFDSTVLPALCYAAETWADTAATSRKLLTTHRALERCLLKFNRRTQHLAGLRSSDLRGMSRLRDPAEYVSKAKHRWAGHIMRRIDDRWTKRTLEWIPRDAKRPRGRPPTRWSDVFAARMDQLRAQLDTAQGPRHRHSRSLRTSWMTMARERNEWKRCWGPIEEVVHIQAVDTCYSRRMSTIEVTTESKVWDWPLQSNEGVVKVINTNDKFEVGLDAQFFSPKEIEVKVCGQDLLIHCRHESRADELGTIAREVHRAYKLPLDVDVTSVKSHLTNRGVLNITASKKK from the exons ATGCAGgccgtaagttgttcgaaagagtctaagttctttgccatactcgtgttgacgaggacgccaactccaccaacacctctactgtcgcatgttcctaagaacagatCTCCAGTTTCacatacggcgttgagagggtggcgtcgtctcgtctcg gttgggcgacgacctgtggtgaaagctaagctcgccgtggcatggctgcttagtttggggaaaagtctctttgccactccagcatattcactgcctcagtaccctgcacactgggccctgccgtctcagacgtcggacggtatggcgaccggtgagaggcgatcaaatctcaggttgctcaggacgtcattgattctggaccaaggcgactcacgcacgactcgccatggagactgtctcagactgtgtacttacaacgcgagaacagtttccacagacgccgacctgcatgcccttctcggagctgcagagcgtatcaaatttcacgtgattgctctgcaggagaccaagtgcagaaggagcgatgtacgacagatgaatgacggtacactcgtcattcgtggagagaaggttccgtcgcgaaatgtaggcggtgttggtttcgttgtgcacccatctgtcgtccatctcgtcgattctcacgagatcctgtcacctcgtctggccattcttcgcctccgccctctgcgccaaaaatccatcagtatcatcaactgctattcaccaacatcagcagctgatgattccgaattggacgcgttttacgaggagatggaggaagtagtccacaacgagaagtccttttacaagttcgttgtcggagacttcaacgcaaaactaggaaaggccacagaagaggaatacaggattggaagatttggactaggggaccggaatgaaaatggcaatcgtctcgctgggctgttgtccgccgctcgcctctttcatgggaactctcttttcatgaaaaaagatcatcgtcggtggacatgggaatcgcccaatggcgcgactcgtgcggagatcgaccacatactcaccaaccggaggtggtgtctacttgacgtctcagtagtaccatccttttgtagtggttctgatcaccgtctccttcgtgcgaaaatacgacttagccacacgatggaaaagaacatctgctatcggcaactaaggagaaaagaagtcgtctacgacgattgcgtactcgaggactccctgtcccaacgtgactggcacatcgaggaggacccaaacgtggactacgagatgctgctcagaggattacgagcctgtgctgaacgtgcctcgaagtcgcgcacgacaaacttggatcgaatttcgaagaccaccaaggaattgttaggaagaagaagggctttgaggcttgatccgaatgcatcgcacattgagcggttagtagcaaacactagctgcagaaaagcgttgcaggaggatcttttgaagtacaggcagaagaagattctagaagcagcacaaagaagaacgagtctaaagaagtgccgcagggatctccgcgaatataatattccgctagcaaccttgctgagcgaagacgggactcgcacgtcttctcgtcgtgagatggaaatcattacggagaggttctactcgaaccttttccgttcatcaactcctgtgtcaagcccaatcatccccactggcgaagctccaccacggattctcccttcggaagtacgagtcgctatcaagagcatgaaacctggcacagcccccggacctgattgtatatcagcagactttcttcgggctggtggccatccgcttcatgtaatcttagcagcgcacatgacatcctatcttcagaaagaaaggatcccagaccagtggaagacctcgcgaaccgttcttatccataagaaaggtgaccgagaggaccttcggaactaccgtccgatatgcttgctgagcgtgttatacaaagtattcaccaagatcatcctcacacgcatatctaggacgctggatgaagcccagcctcaagaacaagctggattccgccaagggttcagctgcttggaccacatccagaccgtgtcgagggtcatagaggtttgccgggaataccgcctgccccttgttctaaccttcgtcgactatgagaaagcctttgacagcgtagaaacgaatgcaatactgtcagcgctggtcgatcaag cttttccaccgccctctcaccatacccattggaaaggggtacgacaaggcgatactatatcgccgaagctgttcacggctgcattgcaatggataatgaaatcactatcctgggaagaaaggggcatacgtgttgatggaagatttctttcgaaccttcgtttcgcggacgacatcgttctcttttcgagcagtaccaatgaagcagaaacgatgctcaacgaattgaacgaagcagggaagagaataggactacgaataaacagaaagaagacacagttcatgaagaacgcgcactgcgaggacggaggagtacaacttgaaggctcccaaatcgtggaaactccgtcatacgtataccttggacgttctatgaacatggaaaacgacttgaaggaagaactgaatagaagaatgagagcagcatgggcagcattcgcagccgtcagggaagctacggaccaactgacggaccatgatcttcgtgcccatctgttcgactcgacagtccttccagcgctctgttacgcagcggagacgtgggcagacaccgcagccacgtctaggaagctacttactacccacagagcccttgagagatgtctcctgaagtttaaccggcgcacacaacaccttgccggtcttcgtagctccgacttaagaggaatgtcccgtcttcgcgacccagcggaatatgtatcgaaagcaaaacatagatgggccggtcacatcatgagaagaatcgacgatagatggactaaaagaacgctagagtggatcccaagggacgctaaacgcccccgagggagaccgccaacgagatggagtgacgtgttcgctgcacggatggaccagctgagagctcagctggatacggctcaaggacctcgtcatcgtcactcacgaagcttgagaacatcttggatgacaatggcgagggaacgaaacgagtggaagagatgctggggccc GATAGAAGAAGTGGTGCACATACAAGCTGTG GATACGTGCTATTCTCGAAG GATGTCTACGATCGAAGTTACAACTGAATCAAAGGTTTGGGATTGGCCACTCCAGAGTAATGAAGGTGTTGTGAAG GTGATCAACACTAATGATAAATTTGAAGTAGGACTTGATGCTCAATTCTTCTCTCCGAAGGAAATCGAAGTGAAAGTCTGTGGACAGGATTTGCTGATCCATTGCAGACATGAG TCTCGTGCTGATGAGTTGGGAACGATTGCTCGTGAAGTTCATCGTGCTTACAAACTTCCACTGGACGTTGATGTGACCAGTGTGAAAAGTCATTTGACCAACAGAGGAGTACTGAACATCACGGCCAgcaagaaaaagtaa
- a CDS encoding hypothetical protein (NECATOR_CHRIII.G9852.T2), giving the protein MATGERRSNLRLLRTSLILDQGDSRTTRHGDCLRLCTYNARTVSTDADLHALLGAAERIKFHVIALQETKCRRSDVRQMNDGTLVIRGEKVPSRNVGGVGFVVHPSVVHLVDSHEILSPRLAILRLRPLRQKSISIINCYSPTSAADDSELDAFYEEMEEVVHNEKSFYKFVVGDFNAKLGKATEEEYRIGRFGLGDRNENGNRLAGLLSAARLFHGNSLFMKKDHRRWTWESPNGATRAEIDHILTNRRWCLLDVSVVPSFCSGSDHRLLRAKIRLSHTMEKNICYRQLRRKEVVYDDCVLEDSLSQRDWHIEEDPNVDYEMLLRGLRACAERASKSRTTNLDRISKTTKELLGRRRALRLDPNASHIERLVANTSCRKALQEDLLKYRQKKILEAAQRRTSLKKCRRDLREYNIPLATLLSEDGTRTSSRREMEIITERFYSNLFRSSTPVSSPIIPTGEAPPRILPSEVRVAIKSMKPGTAPGPDCISADFLRAGGHPLHVILAAHMTSYLQKERIPDQWKTSRTVLIHKKGDREDLRNYRPICLLSVLYKVFTKIILTRISRTLDEAQPQEQAGFRQGFSCLDHIQTVSRVIEVCREYRLPLVLTFVDYEKAFDSVETNAILSALVDQAFPPPSHHTHWKGVRQGDTISPKLFTAALQWIMKSLSWEERGIRVDGRFLSNLRFADDIVLFSSSTNEAETMLNELNEAGKRIGLRINRKKTQFMKNAHCEDGGVQLEGSQIVETPSYVYLGRSMNMENDLKEELNRRMRAAWAAFAAVREATDQLTDHDLRAHLFDSTVLPALCYAAETWADTAATSRKLLTTHRALERCLLKFNRRTQHLAGLRSSDLRGMSRLRDPAEYVSKAKHRWAGHIMRRIDDRWTKRTLEWIPRDAKRPRGRPPTRWSDVFAARMDQLRAQLDTAQGPRHRHSRSLRTSWMTMARERNEWKRCWGPYVE; this is encoded by the exons atggcgaccggtgagaggcgatcaaatctcaggttgctcaggacgtcattgattctggaccaaggcgactcacgcacgactcgccatggagactgtctcagactgtgtacttacaacgcgagaacagtttccacagacgccgacctgcatgcccttctcggagctgcagagcgtatcaaatttcacgtgattgctctgcaggagaccaagtgcagaaggagcgatgtacgacagatgaatgacggtacactcgtcattcgtggagagaaggttccgtcgcgaaatgtaggcggtgttggtttcgttgtgcacccatctgtcgtccatctcgtcgattctcacgagatcctgtcacctcgtctggccattcttcgcctccgccctctgcgccaaaaatccatcagtatcatcaactgctattcaccaacatcagcagctgatgattccgaattggacgcgttttacgaggagatggaggaagtagtccacaacgagaagtccttttacaagttcgttgtcggagacttcaacgcaaaactaggaaaggccacagaagaggaatacaggattggaagatttggactaggggaccggaatgaaaatggcaatcgtctcgctgggctgttgtccgccgctcgcctctttcatgggaactctcttttcatgaaaaaagatcatcgtcggtggacatgggaatcgcccaatggcgcgactcgtgcggagatcgaccacatactcaccaaccggaggtggtgtctacttgacgtctcagtagtaccatccttttgtagtggttctgatcaccgtctccttcgtgcgaaaatacgacttagccacacgatggaaaagaacatctgctatcggcaactaaggagaaaagaagtcgtctacgacgattgcgtactcgaggactccctgtcccaacgtgactggcacatcgaggaggacccaaacgtggactacgagatgctgctcagaggattacgagcctgtgctgaacgtgcctcgaagtcgcgcacgacaaacttggatcgaatttcgaagaccaccaaggaattgttaggaagaagaagggctttgaggcttgatccgaatgcatcgcacattgagcggttagtagcaaacactagctgcagaaaagcgttgcaggaggatcttttgaagtacaggcagaagaagattctagaagcagcacaaagaagaacgagtctaaagaagtgccgcagggatctccgcgaatataatattccgctagcaaccttgctgagcgaagacgggactcgcacgtcttctcgtcgtgagatggaaatcattacggagaggttctactcgaaccttttccgttcatcaactcctgtgtcaagcccaatcatccccactggcgaagctccaccacggattctcccttcggaagtacgagtcgctatcaagagcatgaaacctggcacagcccccggacctgattgtatatcagcagactttcttcgggctggtggccatccgcttcatgtaatcttagcagcgcacatgacatcctatcttcagaaagaaaggatcccagaccagtggaagacctcgcgaaccgttcttatccataagaaaggtgaccgagaggaccttcggaactaccgtccgatatgcttgctgagcgtgttatacaaagtattcaccaagatcatcctcacacgcatatctaggacgctggatgaagcccagcctcaagaacaagctggattccgccaagggttcagctgcttggaccacatccagaccgtgtcgagggtcatagaggtttgccgggaataccgcctgccccttgttctaaccttcgtcgactatgagaaagcctttgacagcgtagaaacgaatgcaatactgtcagcgctggtcgatcaag cttttccaccgccctctcaccatacccattggaaaggggtacgacaaggcgatactatatcgccgaagctgttcacggctgcattgcaatggataatgaaatcactatcctgggaagaaaggggcatacgtgttgatggaagatttctttcgaaccttcgtttcgcggacgacatcgttctcttttcgagcagtaccaatgaagcagaaacgatgctcaacgaattgaacgaagcagggaagagaataggactacgaataaacagaaagaagacacagttcatgaagaacgcgcactgcgaggacggaggagtacaacttgaaggctcccaaatcgtggaaactccgtcatacgtataccttggacgttctatgaacatggaaaacgacttgaaggaagaactgaatagaagaatgagagcagcatgggcagcattcgcagccgtcagggaagctacggaccaactgacggaccatgatcttcgtgcccatctgttcgactcgacagtccttccagcgctctgttacgcagcggagacgtgggcagacaccgcagccacgtctaggaagctacttactacccacagagcccttgagagatgtctcctgaagtttaaccggcgcacacaacaccttgccggtcttcgtagctccgacttaagaggaatgtcccgtcttcgcgacccagcggaatatgtatcgaaagcaaaacatagatgggccggtcacatcatgagaagaatcgacgatagatggactaaaagaacgctagagtggatcccaagggacgctaaacgcccccgagggagaccgccaacgagatggagtgacgtgttcgctgcacggatggaccagctgagagctcagctggatacggctcaaggacctcgtcatcgtcactcacgaagcttgagaacatcttggatgacaatggcgagggaacgaaacgagtggaagagatgctggggcccgtacgtcgagtga